Within the Gemmobacter sp. genome, the region TACCTAAATAGCTTTCGCGGAGAACCAGCTATCTCCAGATTTGATTGGCCTTTCACCCCTAGCCACACGTCATCCAGACCCTTTTCAACGGGTGTTGGTTCGGACCTCCAGTTGGTGTTACCCAACCTTCATCCTGCACATGGCTAGATCATCTGGTTTCGGGTCTGATCCCACGAACTCGACGCCCTTTTAAGACTCGCTTTCGCTGCGCCTACACCTATCGGCTTAAGCTTGCTCGTAAGACCAAGTCGTTGACCCATTATACAAAAGGTACGCCGTCAGGACTCATGGTCCCTCCGACTGCTTGTAGGCGTCCGGTTTCAGGTACTGTTTCACTCCCCTTGTCGGGGTGCTTTTCACCTTTCCCTCACGGTACTGGTTCGCTATCGGTCAGCAAGGAGTACTTAGCCTTCGGGGGTGGTCCCCCGATCTTCAGACAGGATTTCACGTGTCCCGCCTTACTTGATATGTCCCGTGGTGCTTCCTGTACGGGGCTGTCACCCTGTATCGCTGGCCTTTCCAGGCCATTCCAGTCACACTTCCAGGCTCGGCTGGTCCGCGTTCGCTCGCCACTACTAGCGGAGTCTCTATTGATTTCCTTTCCTCCGGGTACTTAGATGTTTCAGTTCCCCGGGTTCGCTTCAAAACCCCTATGTATTCAGGGTAATGATACTTGATTTTGCACGTTGATAGCCACGTCGCGGACGCATCCCCAGACCGACCAAGGGTCGGCGCGGAGCGTGCGTTATCGCTTCGCGATAACAACGAACAATCAAGTGGGTTTCCCCATTCGGAGATCCATGGATCAAAGCCTATTCCCGGCTCCCCATGGCTTATCGCAGGGTATCACGTCCTTCATCGCCTCTTGCTGCCAAGGCATCCACCAAACGCCCTTTTCGCGCTTGATCCAATCCAGAAAGAGCAAGACTGCTCTTCGTGATTGGAAGCATACTACACCGTGCTGCACTGGTTCGTTGCAGCACTTCGGTTAGTGTACTTGACTTGAACAGTATCATCTTCGGGGGGCGAACCCCCTGGTCATCCCGTTACTTCGGGCGACCGGATGATACCGATGTTTCTCTCTAAACGATGTCAATCTTCGTCCGGTTGGACGATCAAGCGCATCCGCAGATGCGTTTGATGATCAAACCGGCGGCTTGCCGGGCGGCAATGGTGGGTCGAGGAGGACTTGAACCTCCGACCTCACGCTTATCAGGCGTGCGCTCTAACCACCTGAGCTACCGACCCGTTCTTTGCGCCGCCGCCAGTCGGCGGGGAGGGTTGGTGGAGCCTATCGGGATCGAACCGATGACCTCCTGAATGCAAATCAGGCGCTCTCCCAGCTGAGCTAAGGCCCCGCAAGGAATGCGTGATGCACTCCGCTCTGTCATGAAGGGATATGGGGACGGCCTGGCCGCGTGTGTGAGGCCATGACTGGCCTCGTGCTAAGTGTTTCCTGTAGGCCGATGCATGCATCAACCTGGTGGAAACATCCTTAGAAAGGAGGTGATCCAGCCGCAGGTTCCCCTACGGCTACCTTGTTACGACTTCACCCCAGTCACTGAGCCTACCGTGGCCGGCTGCCTCCCATTGCTGGGTTAGCGCACCGTCGTCGGGTAGACCCAATTCCCATGGTGTGACGGGCGGTGTGTACAAGGCCCGGGAACGTATTCACCGCGTCATGCTGTTACGCGATTACTAGCGATTCCGACTTCATGGGGTCGAGTTGCAGACCCCAATCCGAACTGAGACAGCTTTTTGGGATTGGCCCATTGTCACTGCCATTGTAGCACGTGTGTAGCCCAACCCGTAAGGGCCATGAGGACTTGACGTCATCCACACCTTCCTCCGGCTTATCACCGGCAGTTCTTCCAGAGTGCCCAACTGAATGCTGGCAACTGAAAGTGTGGGTTGCGCTCGTTGCCGGACTTAACCGAACATCTCACGACACGAGCTGACGACAGCCATGCAGCACCTGTGTGAGGGGTCTCTTACGAGAAAGAACCATCTCTGGAACGGTCCCCTCCATGTCAAGGGTTGGTAAGGTTCTGCGCGTTGCTTCGAATTAAACCACATGCTCCACCGCTTGTGCGGGCCCCCGTCAATTCCTTTGAGTTTTAACCTTGCGGCCGTACTCCCCAGGCGGAATGCTTAATCCGTTAGGTGTGACACCGAACAGCATGCTGCCCGACGTCTGGCATTCATCGTTTACGGCGTGGACTACCAGGGTATCTAATCCTGTTTGCTCCCCACGCTTTCGCACCTCAGCGTCAGTATCGAGCCAGTGAGCCGCCTTCGCCACTGGTGTTCCTCCGAATATCTACGAATTTCACCTCTACACTCGGAATTCCACTCACCTCTCTCGACCTCAAGACCAGGAGTTTCAAAGGCAGTTCCAAGGTTGAGCCCTGGGATTTCACCTCTGACTTTCTGATCCGCCTACGTGCGCTTTACGCCCAGTAATTCCGAACAACGCTAGCCCCCTCCGTATTACCGCGGCTGCTGGCACGGAGTTAGCCGGGGCTTCTTCTGCTGGTACCGTCATTATCTTCCCAGCTGAAAGAGCTTTACAACCCTAAGGCCTTCATCGCTCACGCGGCATGGCTAGATCAGGCTTGCGCCCATTGTCTAAGATTCCCCACTGCTGCCTCCCGTAGGAGTCTGGGCCGTGTCTCAGTCCCAGTGTGGCTGATCATCCTCTCAAACCAGCTATGGATCGTCGGCTTGGTAGGCCATTACCCCACCAACTACCTAATCCAACGCGGGCCGATCCTTTGCCGATAAATCTTTCCTCCGAAGAGCGTATACGGTATTACCCCCAGTTTCCCGAGACTATTCCGTAGCAAAGGGTACGTTCCCACGCGTTACTCACCCGTCCGCCGCTCACCCCGAAGGGCGCGCTCGACTTGCATGTGTTAGGCCTGCCGCCAGCGTTCGTTCTGAGCCAGGATCAAACTCTCAAGTTGAAAGACCGTTGCCAGTCTATCCTTGACGTCGAACCTTCGCACATCTGACCCACCCCTCTCAGAGCAGGTCCAGTCTCTACCATGTGCCAAGTTACCAAAGTAACGTGACCCACAAGTAGTGAAGCTGACACTCACATCATCGGCCAAAGCCTAGTGAGCCGATATGCAAACGATCGTCGCCGAAACGACCAAACCGCCCGCATATCCCTTCATCTTCCATCAATGTCAAAGAGCGCAACAACCAGAACAAAAAACAACCGAACCGACCCAACTCTCACCGGGCCAACTCGACCATCCATCCAGATTGTCAGCCTTCCCTTCCGCGTCACCGCTTCCGTTCCAGCTCCCGTCCCCTTCCAGCCGCCCCCGCTTTCGCTTCGTTCCGTCTGGTCCGTTTCGGTGAGCCGGTATCTAGGGGCCTTCGACACCAGCCGCAAGAGCAAAAAACAACATCCGTCATCTTTTCGTCGCACGCCCATGTTTTACTGACGTTTCAGAAGGCGCCGCATGCAGACGCACCTGTGGATAACCCGCCTATCCTGTGGATAACTCCGCGCCCGGCCAGAATCACCCCGATTCACGCCGAATCGGACCCCGCCGAGTCAGCCACAGCAGCCGAATCCACGTCCCGCCCCACCGCCCCACAACAGTCTTGCGACACAAAGAAATATCGCTAACACTCGGCGGACAAACACGGACGGGCTCGACCCGGACCGCAACAAGAAGACCATACGCGGGGAGCGACATATGCCCGATGGGGCGCAGCCTGTTCTTGATGTTCGGGGCCTTAAGACGGTTTTTCGAACCCGTGGCGGCCTGATTCATGCCGTCAACAATGTGTCCTTCAGCCTTCGACCTGGCGAGCTGCTGGGCGTGGTCGGCGAAAGCGGATCGGGCAAGTCGGTGACGATGATGTCGCTGCTGGGCCTGCTGCCCTCGCCCCCGGCGATGAACGATGGCGGGCAGGTGCTGTTCGAGGGCAAGGATCTGCTGAAGGTATCGCCCGCCGATCTGCGCGCGGTGCGGGGCGGGCGAATCGGCTTCATCTTTCAGGATCCGATGACCAGCCTGAACCCGGTCTTTACCGTGGGCTTTCAGATCATGGAGCCGCTGCGCCGCCATCTGGGCATGGACAAGGAACGTGCGCGCAAGCGGGCGGCGGAACTGCTGGATCTGGTCGGCATCCCTGATGCCGCCAACCGGCTGAAGGATTATCCGCACCAGTTTTCCGGCGGCATGCGCCAGCGGGTCATGATTGCCATCGCGCTGGCCTGCGACCCCAAGGTGCTGATCGCCGATGAGCCCACCACCGCGCTGGACGTGACCATCCAGGCGCAAATCCTGGAACTGGTGCGCGACCTGCGGCAGAAGCTGGGCATGGCGATCGTCTGGATCACCCATGACCTGGGCGTGATCGCCGGCATCGCCGACCGGGTGATGGTGATGTATGGCGGCCAGGTGGTGGAAATGGCCCCGGTCCGGGATTTGTTCGCGCGCCCGCGTCATCCTTATACGCAGGCGCTGTTACAGACCATTCCGTCGTTGCATGGCGAACGTGGCGCCCGGCTGCGCACCATCGAGGGGCAGCCGCCGATCCTGCGCAAGGCGCCGGCCGCCTGCCCCTTCATGTCGCGCTGCCGCCATGCCGTGCCGGTCTGCGGGCTGGAAAACCCGGCGCGCCGCACCCTGACCCCGGGCCATGACGTGGCCTGCCACCGGGCCGAGGAACTGGCCGTCATGCCCGAGGTGGCCCATGGCTGACCCCGCCCGCAAGCCGTTGATCGAGGTTGACGGGCTGAAGATGTATTTCCCCATCACCGCCGGCCTGTTCCGCCGCAAGGTGGGCGATGTGAAGGCGGTGGATGGCGTATCCTTCACCATCTACGAAGGCGAGACGCTGGGCCTTGTAGGCGAATCCGGTTGCGGCAAGTCCACCTGCGGGCGGGCGGTGCTGCGGCTGTATGATCCGACGGCCGGGTCGATCCGGCTGGACGGCACCGAGATCGCGCAGATGAGCCAGGGCACCCTGCGCCCGCTGCGCCCCAAGATGCAGATGGTGTTCCAGGATCCGCAGGCCAGCCTGAATGCCCGCATGACCGTCGCCTCGATCATCACGGAACCGCTGGACGAACATACCAAGATGACCAGGGCCGAGAAACTGGCCCGGGTCTATGAGCTGATGGATGCCGTCGGGCTGAACCGCGATTTCGCCAACCGCTATCCGCATGAATTTTCCGGCGGGCAGCGGCAGCGCATCGGCATTGCCCGGGCGCTGGCGCTGAACCCGCGGTTCATCGTCTGCGACGAACCCATCGCGGCGCTGGACGTGTCGATCCAGGCGCAGGTCGTCAACCTGCTGGAGGATTTGCAGGACAAGCTGGGCCTGACCTATCTGTTCATCAGCCATGACCTGTCCATGGTGCGCCACATCTGCGACCGGGTGGCGGTGATGTATCTGGGGCGCATCGTGGAAATCGCCCCGCGCGACGCGCTGTATACCGCGCCGATGCACCCCTATACCCAGGCGCTGCTGTCGGCCGTGCCCGAACCCGACCCGACGACCGAGGCGACGCGCCAGCGCATCATCCTGCAAGGCGACGTGCCTTCGCCCGCCCGCCCGCCCAAGGGCTGCAATTTCTGCACCCGCTGCCCCAGGGTGATGCCCGTCTGCCGCGAGGTGAAGCCCGCGCTGGTGGAAATCGCCCCGGGGCATCAGGCCGCCTGTCATCTTCTCGACAATACAAAAGACGCCGCAACAGCCGGACCAACCGGCGGCAATGGGGCGTTCGAGCAAACCCAACAAGGAGAGAACGCATGAAACTGAGAACCGCCCTTCTGGGCGCTGCGGCCGGCGTTGCCTTTGCGCCGATGGCGCTGGCCGAACGCGGCGCCGACGGCCATGTCAACGTGATCTACTGGCAGGCGCCGTCGATCCTGAACCCCTATCTGTCGGGCGGCACCAAGGATGTGGAATCCTCATCGCTGGTGATCGAGCCGCTGGCCCGCCACGACCAGACCGGCGCCATGGTGCCCTATCTGGTGGAAAGCATCCCCACCGTGGAAAACGGCGGCGTCGCCGCGGATCTGAAATCCATCACCTGGAAGATCAAGCCGGGCCTGAAATGGTCGGACGGCACGCCCTTCACCTCGGCCGATGTGGTGTTCACCTGGCAATACTGCACCCATCCCGAAGGCGGCTGCGCCCAGTCGGCCAAGTTCGAAGGCGTGACCGCCGTCGAGGCGCCCGATGACCTGACCGTCAAGGTCGTGTTCGCCGATGCCAAGCCGAACCCCTATGTCGCCTTTGTCGGCGCCCAGTCGCCCGTCCTGCAAATGGCGCAGTTCAAGGACTGCATGGGCACCAAGGCGCCGGAATGCACCAGCGCGAACTTCGGCCCCATCGGCACCGGCCCGTTCAAGGTGACCGAATTCAAGACCAACGACGTCACCTCGCTGGCGGCCAACCCGAATTATCGTGACCCGGCCAAGCCGCGCTTTGCCACCATGACGCTGAAGGGCGGCGGCGATGCCGAGGGCGCGGGCCGCGCCGTGCTGGAAACCGGCGAATTCGACTATGCCTGGAACCTGCAACTGGCACCGTCGGTCATCAACCAGATGGCGGCCGCCGGCAAGGGCCAGGCCGTGTCCGCCTTTGGCACGCTGGTGGAACGCATCGAGGTCAACCTGACCAACGCCTCGCCCAGCCTGCCCGAGGGCGAGCGGTCCACCACCAAGCATCCGCACCCGTTCCTGTCCGACATCAACGTGCGCAAGGCGCTGTCGATGGCGATCGACCGCGAACTGCTGGTCGAAGTCGGCTACGGCCGCGCCGGCCGCCCGACCTGCGACCTGGTGCCGGGGCCGGAAATCTTTGCCGCCAAGAACACCTCGTGCTTTGCCCAGGACATCGCCGGCGCCAACAAGCTGCTGGACGATGCCGGCTGGGTGAAGGGCGGCGACGGCATCCGCGCCAAGGGCGGCGTGAAACTGTCGATGGTCTATGCCACCTCCACCAACGCCGTCCGCCAGGATTTCCAGGCGCTGATCAAGCAGTGGTGGTCGGAAATCGGCGTGGCGGCGGAACTGAAGAACGCTTCGGCCAGCGTGTTCTTCGGCGGTGACCCGAACTCGCCCGACACCTTCCAGAAGTTCTATGCCGACGTCGAGATGTATGCCAACAACTTCGATGGCACCGATCCCGAGGCCTATCTGTCGGCCTATACCTGCGACAAGATTCCGCGGCCGGAAAGCCAGTGGCAGGGCGAAAACATCAACCGCGTCTGCGATCCTGCCTATGAGGCGATGATCGTGGAACTCAGCCGCACGGCCGAGCTGGAAAAGCGCCGCGAGCTGGCGGTCAAGATGAACAACTACCTGACCGTCGACAACCACTTCATCATTCCGCTGGTGGATCGCGGCCGCGTCTCGGCCCATTCGAACACCCTGGGCGGCGTGGTCCTGAACACCTGGGATTCGGAACTGTGGAACGCGGCCGACTGGTATCGGGTCAAGTGACCCGGGCCATCGCCTGACACCACCGGGCGCGGGCGGCCTTTCTGCCCGCGCCTCCTCCTCTCCCCCGCCTTCCAGATGGTTCGCCCATGCTGACCTTTGCGATCCGCCGCATCCTGCTGGCGATCCCTACGCTGATCTTCATCAGCCTTGTGCTGTTCCTGCTGCTGGAGGCCGCCCCGGGCGATCCGCTGGCCGACATGCCGCTGACCATTCCCCCGGAAGTGCGCGAGAAAATCCGCCTGGCCATGGGCCTGGGCGAACCGTGGTATGTGCGCTACGTCCTGTGGCTGAACAACTTCTTCGTCACCGAGCCGCTGAACTGGCTGGATTCGGTGCTGGGCACCGACTGGGCCCAGGGGCGCCAGCGCATCCTGTCCTACCAGACCCGCTCGCCCGTGTTCGACACCATCGGCGAACGCCTGCCGCAGACGCTGATCGTGGTGGGCACCGGCATGCTGGTGGGCATCAGCATCGCCATTCCCATCGGAGTGATCTCGGCCTACCGGCAATACAGCTGGTTCGACCAGCTGGGCACCTTCATCTCGATGATCGGGTTCTCCATCCCCACCTTCGTCACCGGCGTGGTGCTGATCGTGATCTTCGCGGTCTGGATCCCGAACGACAGCCCGTTCTGGCTGCCCACGATCTACGACACCACCCTGCGCGTGACGGACTGGGACAGTTTCGTGGCCCAGGTGCGCCAGATGGTGCTGCCCGCCACCGTGCTGGCGCTGTATTACGCCGCCCAGATCAGCCGCTACATGCGCTCGTCCATGCTGGACAACCTCGGCCAGGATTACGTGCGCACCGCCCGCGCCAAGGGGCTGACGGAAAAGGTCGTGGTGCTGGTGCATGTGCTGCGCAATTCCATGATCCCCGTGGTCACCGTGATCACCCTGCTGATCCCCGGCGTCTTTACCGGCGCGATCATTACCGAGACCATCTTCAAGGTGAACGGCATCGGCCAGCAGCTGCTGCTGTCGCTGCAAGGCAACGATGCGCCGATGGTGCTGACCATCACCTTCATCTTTGCCGTGCTGATCGTGACCTTCAACCTGATCGCCGACGTGCTGTACGGCCTGCTCGACCCGAGGATCCGCTATGACTGATGCCGCAGCCACCACCTCGGCCCGCCCGCCGCGCAACCAGTGGTGGGACGTCTGGGACCAGTTCAAGACGCACAAGGGCGCGCTGTTCGGCAGCGTGGTGTTCCTGTCGGTGATCTCGCTGATCGTGCTGGGGCCGTGGCTCTGGGCGCTGGACGCCAAGTTCATCAACATCCGCGCCCGCGATCAGGGCATGTCACTGGTGCATCCGCTGGGCACCGACCAGCTGGGCCGCGACATGCTGGCCCGCATCATCGCCGGCGGCAAGACGACGCTGGCCGTCGGCCTGACCGCCATGAGCTTGTCGATGCTGCTGGGCACGCTGGTGGGTGTGACCGCCGGTTTCTTCAAGCGTGCCGACGGCATCCTGATGCGCATGACCGACCTGTTCCTGGCCCTGCCGCTGCTGCCCCTGCTGCTGCTGATGGTCATGCTGTTCCGCGAGCCGCTGGTGATGTCCTTTGGCCCGGAAATGGGGATCTTCCTGCTGATCGTGGTGGCCATCGCCGTCACCTCGTGGATGAACACCGCCCGCATCGTGCGGGGCGAGGTGCTGACCATCAAGGAACGCGAATTCGTGCTGGCGGCCCGGTCCATCGGCACGCCGTCGCGGCGGATCATCACGCGGCATATCCTGCCGTCGGTGCTGTCGCCGATCATGGTGGCGGCGACGCTGGGCATTGCCAATGCGGTGATCACCGAAAGCGCGCTGTCCTTCCTGGGCCTGGGCTTCCCGCCCGATTTCCCCACCTGGGGCCGGCTGTTGCAGGATGGCATGCCCTATATCAACCTGCATCCGCAGCGGGTGCTGTGGCCCGCAATGGCGCTGTCGGCGCTGGTGTTGTCGGTGAACTATATCGGCGACGGGCTGCGCGATGCGCTGGACCCGCGCATCCGGGGCCGCTAAGCCTGCGCGGGAAATAAGAACGGCGCAGCGCCCCCGCCGGGGCGCTGCCGCACAACCGCCCCGGCCCGCTGCGGCCCCTGCGGAATACCTTGGCAGGCGCCCTGCCCCATTGCGGGAAATCGTTCCGTTGCGGGGGCCGCTCCCGGCAGGCCCTACCCTTGATTTATACGCTTCGCTTCGGCATCTGGGAACAGTTTCCCAGCAATCGGAGCGCGCGCATGCTCGAATCCCTTGGCCTCGACATTTCCCCCCGGGCAGCAAGCCTGTGGCTGGGGCTGCTGATCGGCCTGGCCTTTGGCGCCCTGGCCGAGGTCAGCCGGTTCTGCCTGCGCCGTGCCGTGGCCGGGCCGGTGGCAGAGCGCAAGGGCGCCGGCGCCATGTGGCTGGCCGCGCTGGCCACCGCGATTGCCGGCACGCAGCTGGCGCAACATGCCGGGCTGGTGGACCTGTCGGGCCACCGCTTTCTGGCGGCGGATGTTCCGGCGCTGGCCATCGTGCTGGGCGGGTTGATGTTCGGCATCGGCATGGTGCTGGCGCGGGGCTGCGCGGCACGGTTGACCGTGCTGGCCGCCACCGGCAACCTGCGCGCGGCCAGCGTGGTGGTGCTGATCGCCATTGCCGCGCTGATCACGCTGAAAGGGTTGCTGGCCCCGCTGGCCACCGCGCTGGCGGGCATCACCCTGCCGCTGCCGGCCCTGGCCGCCCTGCCCGGCGCCGCCATCGCCATACCGCTGGCGCTGGCGGCGCTGGCCATTGCTGCCCGCCCCGGTGCGCTGACGCTGGCCTATGGCGTGGCCATCGGCGCGCTGGTGCCGCTGGCCTGGCTGGGCACCGGCTGGCTGCTGCTGGATGATTTCGACCCCGTTCCGGTCGAGGCGCTGAGCTTTATCGGCCCGGTTGCCGATACGCTGTTCTGGTCGGTCGCCGCCACCGCGATTGCGCCGGGCTTCGGCGTGGGGCTGGTGCTGGGCACGCTGGGCGGTGGCGCGCTG harbors:
- a CDS encoding ABC transporter ATP-binding protein; its protein translation is MPDGAQPVLDVRGLKTVFRTRGGLIHAVNNVSFSLRPGELLGVVGESGSGKSVTMMSLLGLLPSPPAMNDGGQVLFEGKDLLKVSPADLRAVRGGRIGFIFQDPMTSLNPVFTVGFQIMEPLRRHLGMDKERARKRAAELLDLVGIPDAANRLKDYPHQFSGGMRQRVMIAIALACDPKVLIADEPTTALDVTIQAQILELVRDLRQKLGMAIVWITHDLGVIAGIADRVMVMYGGQVVEMAPVRDLFARPRHPYTQALLQTIPSLHGERGARLRTIEGQPPILRKAPAACPFMSRCRHAVPVCGLENPARRTLTPGHDVACHRAEELAVMPEVAHG
- a CDS encoding ABC transporter permease, with amino-acid sequence MLTFAIRRILLAIPTLIFISLVLFLLLEAAPGDPLADMPLTIPPEVREKIRLAMGLGEPWYVRYVLWLNNFFVTEPLNWLDSVLGTDWAQGRQRILSYQTRSPVFDTIGERLPQTLIVVGTGMLVGISIAIPIGVISAYRQYSWFDQLGTFISMIGFSIPTFVTGVVLIVIFAVWIPNDSPFWLPTIYDTTLRVTDWDSFVAQVRQMVLPATVLALYYAAQISRYMRSSMLDNLGQDYVRTARAKGLTEKVVVLVHVLRNSMIPVVTVITLLIPGVFTGAIITETIFKVNGIGQQLLLSLQGNDAPMVLTITFIFAVLIVTFNLIADVLYGLLDPRIRYD
- a CDS encoding ABC transporter permease, whose amino-acid sequence is MTDAAATTSARPPRNQWWDVWDQFKTHKGALFGSVVFLSVISLIVLGPWLWALDAKFINIRARDQGMSLVHPLGTDQLGRDMLARIIAGGKTTLAVGLTAMSLSMLLGTLVGVTAGFFKRADGILMRMTDLFLALPLLPLLLLMVMLFREPLVMSFGPEMGIFLLIVVAIAVTSWMNTARIVRGEVLTIKEREFVLAARSIGTPSRRIITRHILPSVLSPIMVAATLGIANAVITESALSFLGLGFPPDFPTWGRLLQDGMPYINLHPQRVLWPAMALSALVLSVNYIGDGLRDALDPRIRGR
- a CDS encoding peptide ABC transporter substrate-binding protein — translated: MKLRTALLGAAAGVAFAPMALAERGADGHVNVIYWQAPSILNPYLSGGTKDVESSSLVIEPLARHDQTGAMVPYLVESIPTVENGGVAADLKSITWKIKPGLKWSDGTPFTSADVVFTWQYCTHPEGGCAQSAKFEGVTAVEAPDDLTVKVVFADAKPNPYVAFVGAQSPVLQMAQFKDCMGTKAPECTSANFGPIGTGPFKVTEFKTNDVTSLAANPNYRDPAKPRFATMTLKGGGDAEGAGRAVLETGEFDYAWNLQLAPSVINQMAAAGKGQAVSAFGTLVERIEVNLTNASPSLPEGERSTTKHPHPFLSDINVRKALSMAIDRELLVEVGYGRAGRPTCDLVPGPEIFAAKNTSCFAQDIAGANKLLDDAGWVKGGDGIRAKGGVKLSMVYATSTNAVRQDFQALIKQWWSEIGVAAELKNASASVFFGGDPNSPDTFQKFYADVEMYANNFDGTDPEAYLSAYTCDKIPRPESQWQGENINRVCDPAYEAMIVELSRTAELEKRRELAVKMNNYLTVDNHFIIPLVDRGRVSAHSNTLGGVVLNTWDSELWNAADWYRVK
- a CDS encoding YeeE/YedE thiosulfate transporter family protein, coding for MLESLGLDISPRAASLWLGLLIGLAFGALAEVSRFCLRRAVAGPVAERKGAGAMWLAALATAIAGTQLAQHAGLVDLSGHRFLAADVPALAIVLGGLMFGIGMVLARGCAARLTVLAATGNLRAASVVVLIAIAALITLKGLLAPLATALAGITLPLPALAALPGAAIAIPLALAALAIAARPGALTLAYGVAIGALVPLAWLGTGWLLLDDFDPVPVEALSFIGPVADTLFWSVAATAIAPGFGVGLVLGTLGGGALSALIGRRTAWQSFHSPRETGRYALGGALMGVGGVLAGGCTIGAGLTGVAALSSAALLALVAIIAGARAADRLLSASSAGSAGSAATQAPQPAR
- a CDS encoding ABC transporter ATP-binding protein, with the protein product MADPARKPLIEVDGLKMYFPITAGLFRRKVGDVKAVDGVSFTIYEGETLGLVGESGCGKSTCGRAVLRLYDPTAGSIRLDGTEIAQMSQGTLRPLRPKMQMVFQDPQASLNARMTVASIITEPLDEHTKMTRAEKLARVYELMDAVGLNRDFANRYPHEFSGGQRQRIGIARALALNPRFIVCDEPIAALDVSIQAQVVNLLEDLQDKLGLTYLFISHDLSMVRHICDRVAVMYLGRIVEIAPRDALYTAPMHPYTQALLSAVPEPDPTTEATRQRIILQGDVPSPARPPKGCNFCTRCPRVMPVCREVKPALVEIAPGHQAACHLLDNTKDAATAGPTGGNGAFEQTQQGENA